Proteins encoded together in one Anoxybacillus flavithermus window:
- a CDS encoding DUF485 domain-containing protein has product MALKEFSSQQQTIDYSKVVQSASFQQLMREKRGFILPFSLFFLAFYFTLPILTSYSTVLNTPAFGSISWAWVFAFAQFIMTWVLCMLYSKRAARFDEIVEKMKQEVKGGNM; this is encoded by the coding sequence ATGGCTTTGAAAGAATTTTCTTCTCAACAGCAAACGATTGACTATAGCAAAGTCGTTCAATCAGCTTCTTTCCAACAGCTTATGCGTGAAAAACGCGGATTCATTTTACCTTTCTCATTGTTCTTTTTAGCGTTTTATTTTACGTTGCCGATTTTAACATCGTATTCAACTGTGCTCAATACTCCAGCATTCGGCTCCATTAGCTGGGCTTGGGTGTTTGCTTTCGCTCAATTCATCATGACATGGGTGCTTTGCATGTTGTACTCTAAGCGCGCCGCACGTTTTGATGAAATCGTTGAAAAAATGAAACAAGAAGTAAAAGGAGGCAACATGTAA
- a CDS encoding cation acetate symporter translates to MNGLAFTLFLAIVALTLIITYFASKRTKTTSEFYTADSSLTGWQNGLAIAGDYMSAASFLGIAGMIALVGFDGFFYSIGFLVAYLVVLYIVAEPLRNLGKYTMADMIAARFDDKKVRGVAALNTVSISIFYMIAQLVGAGALIKLLLGIDYVYSVLIVGTLMTVYVVFGGMTATSWVQIVKAVLLMVGTFIISIMVFAKFDFSIFKMFEEVKTATPLGEAFLNPGNKFKNPLDTISLNLALILGTAGLPHILIRFFTVKDAPTARKSVVYATWIIGLFYVMTIFLGFGAAAFVGYDKIVAANPAGNMAAPLLAETLGGDFLFAFVSAVAFATILAVVAGLVLSAASAFAHDFYSHIIRHGQATEREQMLAARWASVGVSVLSILLALFAQKMNVAFLVALAFAVAASANLPIILLTIFWKRFNTTGAITGMLVGLFSSLLLVALSPNVWAPEPGVAILVGEPIFKLSNPGIVSIPLGFIGAIVGTLLSSKKADEKKYEEILVKANTGIKELTH, encoded by the coding sequence ATGAACGGATTAGCATTCACCCTATTTTTAGCGATTGTTGCATTAACGCTTATTATTACGTACTTTGCTTCTAAACGAACAAAAACAACGAGTGAATTTTACACAGCCGACAGTTCATTAACTGGCTGGCAAAACGGATTAGCAATCGCCGGAGACTACATGTCAGCTGCCTCATTTTTAGGTATTGCTGGAATGATTGCGTTAGTTGGTTTTGACGGATTTTTCTACAGCATCGGCTTCCTCGTCGCATATCTTGTCGTTCTTTACATCGTTGCAGAGCCGCTTCGCAACTTAGGGAAGTATACGATGGCAGACATGATCGCTGCACGTTTTGATGATAAAAAAGTGCGCGGTGTGGCAGCATTAAACACCGTTTCGATTTCTATTTTTTACATGATTGCACAACTTGTCGGTGCAGGTGCCCTCATTAAACTTTTATTAGGTATTGATTATGTGTACTCCGTCTTAATCGTCGGAACGTTGATGACCGTTTATGTCGTATTCGGCGGAATGACAGCAACAAGCTGGGTGCAAATTGTAAAAGCTGTTTTATTGATGGTTGGTACGTTCATTATTTCCATCATGGTATTTGCGAAATTTGATTTTAGCATTTTCAAAATGTTTGAAGAAGTAAAAACAGCAACACCGTTAGGCGAAGCGTTTTTAAATCCAGGCAATAAGTTTAAAAATCCACTTGACACCATCTCACTCAACTTGGCTCTCATCTTAGGTACAGCAGGACTTCCACACATTTTAATTCGTTTCTTTACAGTAAAAGACGCACCAACAGCTCGAAAATCAGTCGTATATGCAACGTGGATTATCGGATTGTTCTATGTTATGACGATTTTCTTAGGATTCGGAGCAGCAGCGTTTGTAGGCTACGATAAAATCGTTGCAGCAAACCCAGCTGGAAATATGGCTGCGCCATTATTAGCTGAAACGTTAGGCGGCGACTTCTTGTTCGCATTCGTTTCTGCGGTCGCATTCGCAACCATTTTAGCGGTTGTCGCTGGACTTGTTTTATCTGCCGCATCAGCATTTGCCCACGACTTTTATAGCCATATTATTCGTCATGGGCAAGCAACAGAAAGAGAGCAAATGTTGGCTGCGCGTTGGGCATCAGTTGGAGTTTCCGTATTGTCCATTTTATTAGCGTTATTTGCTCAAAAAATGAACGTGGCATTCCTCGTTGCATTAGCGTTCGCCGTAGCAGCAAGCGCCAACTTGCCAATCATTTTATTAACGATCTTTTGGAAGCGCTTTAATACAACAGGCGCCATTACAGGCATGCTCGTCGGCTTGTTTAGCTCACTCTTGCTTGTAGCGCTTAGCCCGAACGTTTGGGCACCAGAACCTGGTGTAGCCATTCTCGTTGGCGAACCAATTTTCAAACTTTCAAACCCAGGAATTGTGTCCATTCCGTTAGGCTTTATCGGGGCTATTGTCGGTACGCTCCTCTCGTCGAAAAAAGCAGACGAGAAAAAATACGAAGAAATTCTCGTCAAAGCAAATACCGGCATAAAAGAACTAACACATTAA
- the iscB gene encoding RNA-guided endonuclease IscB encodes MPSSLESRVQNIQTWVNRLKKLCPIGNISYENAKFDTQLMRNPEINGVEYQQGTLQGYEVREYLLEKFGRKCCYCGKENVPLEVEHIIPKSRGGTDRVDNLCLACHDCNQRKGSKTAEEFGYSHIQEMVKKTLKDASVVNATRWKVYEVLKQTGLDVECGTGARTKMNRIRLDLPKTHYFDACCVGESTPNHLYFKTKEVLFIKAKGRGSRSRTNLDRYGFPRGYLARQKFFFGFQTGDMVKAVVPRGKYQGVWFGEVACRKTGSFDIKGKDGKRIAQGINYRYVQVIQRFDGYAYGKGVAELA; translated from the coding sequence TTGCCGTCATCACTAGAGAGTCGTGTGCAAAATATCCAAACATGGGTTAACCGCCTAAAGAAGTTATGCCCCATTGGGAATATATCATACGAAAATGCCAAATTCGACACGCAACTCATGCGAAATCCTGAAATCAATGGTGTAGAGTATCAACAAGGCACGCTACAAGGATATGAAGTACGGGAGTATTTGCTTGAAAAGTTTGGGCGGAAGTGTTGTTATTGCGGAAAAGAAAATGTTCCACTTGAAGTGGAGCATATCATTCCAAAATCGAGAGGTGGAACAGACCGAGTGGATAACCTATGTCTTGCCTGTCATGACTGTAATCAGCGCAAAGGAAGTAAGACAGCAGAAGAATTCGGGTATTCACATATTCAAGAAATGGTCAAAAAAACGCTAAAAGACGCAAGTGTAGTGAATGCCACTCGATGGAAAGTGTATGAAGTGTTAAAGCAGACAGGATTAGATGTCGAGTGTGGAACAGGTGCACGAACAAAAATGAATCGTATTCGTTTAGACTTGCCGAAAACACACTATTTTGACGCTTGTTGTGTAGGCGAAAGCACACCAAATCACTTATATTTCAAAACAAAAGAAGTGTTATTTATCAAGGCAAAAGGGCGTGGTAGTCGTTCACGCACAAACCTAGATAGATATGGCTTCCCAAGAGGTTATCTTGCAAGACAAAAGTTCTTCTTTGGCTTCCAAACAGGGGACATGGTTAAGGCTGTTGTCCCAAGAGGGAAATATCAAGGCGTTTGGTTTGGCGAAGTCGCATGTAGAAAGACTGGAAGTTTCGATATTAAAGGCAAGGACGGAAAGCGTATCGCACAAGGAATAAATTATAGATATGTCCAAGTCATTCAGCGATTTGACGGATATGCTTATGGAAAGGGGGTGGCGGAACTTGCGTAA
- a CDS encoding urease accessory protein UreD gives MSWSGLLQCTAVEKNGRTVISDCYYEGALKLTRPVYLHPSQPTIYLIHVGGGYVDGDRYKTEIMLQEGAHLIATTQSATKIYKTVKVPVQQYTSAYLDDQSVLEFFPDPVIAYEKAQFYQEMTVYMKESSTFIYGDIITPGWSESGELFRYDWIRSKLKIYYEDNLKLFDHLYLETSTGMTGIFQMEGYTHFGSLFVISPFMTQDLLQKFESMAARFPASVHLGWSIPMIPGLVIRVLAHETHAIETIFQMIHQFIREECFQEEPIFLRKY, from the coding sequence ATGAGCTGGTCAGGACTGTTGCAGTGTACGGCTGTGGAGAAAAACGGCCGTACGGTTATTTCCGATTGCTATTATGAAGGAGCGTTGAAGTTGACCCGGCCGGTATACCTTCACCCGTCTCAGCCGACGATTTACTTGATTCATGTAGGGGGAGGGTATGTAGACGGGGATCGATATAAAACGGAAATAATGTTGCAAGAAGGAGCACATCTGATTGCCACCACCCAATCGGCAACGAAAATATACAAGACAGTCAAGGTGCCGGTACAACAATATACGTCAGCTTACTTGGATGATCAAAGTGTGCTCGAATTTTTTCCCGATCCAGTCATTGCTTATGAAAAAGCTCAATTTTATCAAGAAATGACCGTTTATATGAAAGAAAGTTCTACATTTATTTATGGGGATATTATTACGCCAGGGTGGTCAGAAAGTGGCGAGTTGTTTCGCTACGATTGGATCCGCTCTAAATTAAAGATATATTATGAGGACAATTTAAAGTTGTTTGATCATCTCTATTTAGAGACAAGCACAGGGATGACAGGAATTTTTCAGATGGAAGGATATACTCATTTTGGTTCGCTTTTTGTGATTAGCCCTTTTATGACACAGGATCTTCTTCAAAAATTTGAATCGATGGCAGCGCGTTTTCCTGCTTCTGTACACCTTGGCTGGTCCATCCCTATGATCCCTGGATTGGTTATTCGTGTTTTGGCCCATGAAACGCATGCTATTGAAACGATTTTTCAAATGATTCATCAGTTTATTCGCGAAGAATGTTTTCAAGAGGAACCTATTTTTCTGCGAAAGTACTAA